Proteins encoded by one window of Swingsia samuiensis:
- the glmM gene encoding phosphoglucosamine mutase, protein MANKRSLFGTDGIRGTANSAPMTVEVAQKLGQAAGLYFMRSENRRHSVVLGKDTRLSGYMLECALVAGFLSAGMDVILVGPLPTPAIAMLTHSLRADLGVMISASHNPFTDNGIKLFGPDGFKLSDGVEADIEALMAEDLSDRLASPAEIGKASRLNDAAGRYIENAKASFPRGLRLDGLKIVIDCANGSAYRVAPKALWELGAEVIKIGTNPDGLNINDGVGSTHPEQLCAAVKEHKADFGIALDGDADRVLIADENGNLVDGDQILGLIATFWKQHDRLNGNIVVATIMSNMGLEKALKKEGLELQRTAVGDRYVVERMREIGSNLGGEQSGHMVLSDYATTGDGLIAALQVLAVSVETKKPASEICKFFEPYPQLLKNVRYTGESPLKNPSIEKVKQWAEERLAGRGRLVLRASGTEPLIRVMVEAEDAALVEDVVDTVCDAIRELTGE, encoded by the coding sequence ATGGCCAATAAACGGTCTTTATTTGGAACCGATGGTATTCGCGGAACGGCTAACTCTGCGCCGATGACCGTTGAAGTTGCACAGAAACTGGGTCAAGCGGCTGGCCTGTATTTTATGCGAAGTGAAAACCGTCGTCATAGTGTTGTTCTAGGTAAAGATACGCGTTTATCAGGCTATATGCTGGAATGTGCGCTTGTCGCAGGATTTTTGTCCGCCGGGATGGATGTTATTCTGGTTGGTCCTCTTCCGACCCCTGCTATCGCCATGTTGACGCATTCGTTGCGTGCAGATTTAGGCGTGATGATTTCAGCCTCTCATAATCCTTTTACAGATAATGGTATTAAGCTTTTTGGCCCGGATGGGTTTAAGCTATCAGATGGGGTTGAGGCTGATATTGAGGCTTTGATGGCAGAAGATCTGTCAGACCGTCTTGCGTCTCCAGCTGAAATTGGCAAAGCCTCGCGTTTAAATGATGCTGCTGGACGATATATTGAAAACGCTAAAGCATCTTTCCCGCGTGGCTTACGTCTGGATGGTTTGAAGATTGTGATAGACTGCGCGAATGGTTCAGCCTATCGCGTGGCACCTAAGGCTTTGTGGGAGCTTGGGGCTGAAGTTATCAAAATTGGAACGAACCCTGATGGGTTAAATATTAATGACGGTGTGGGGTCTACGCATCCCGAACAACTATGCGCCGCAGTGAAGGAGCATAAAGCTGATTTTGGGATCGCCCTTGATGGTGATGCTGATCGTGTTTTGATTGCAGATGAAAACGGTAATCTTGTTGATGGTGATCAGATCTTGGGGTTAATCGCCACATTCTGGAAGCAACATGATCGCTTGAATGGTAATATTGTTGTTGCAACAATTATGTCCAATATGGGGCTTGAAAAGGCTCTTAAAAAAGAGGGGCTGGAATTGCAACGCACGGCCGTTGGCGATCGGTATGTTGTTGAGCGGATGCGTGAAATAGGAAGTAATCTTGGTGGTGAACAGTCAGGCCATATGGTTCTTTCTGACTATGCAACAACGGGGGATGGCCTGATTGCAGCATTACAAGTGCTGGCTGTTTCTGTTGAAACGAAAAAGCCCGCGAGTGAGATTTGTAAGTTCTTTGAACCTTATCCTCAGTTGTTAAAGAATGTGCGGTATACTGGGGAAAGCCCTTTAAAAAATCCAAGTATAGAAAAAGTAAAACAGTGGGCTGAAGAAAGGCTTGCTGGCCGTGGGCGTTTGGTATTGCGCGCGAGCGGAACGGAGCCTCTTATTCGTGTTATGGTAGAGGCAGAAGATGCTGCTTTGGTTGAAGACGTTGTTGATACGGTTTGCGATGCTATTCGTGAATTGACAGGGGAATAA
- the thiD gene encoding bifunctional hydroxymethylpyrimidine kinase/phosphomethylpyrimidine kinase: MHGRVLTIAGSDSGGGAGIQADLKTITALGGFGMSAITALTAQNTVEVKEVHTVPVSFIRKQIQAVVTDLGVDCFKTGMLASAEIVHAVADELDNWKGIPLVLDPVMVSTSGSSLLAPDAISAVIERLLPRSTIVTPNIPEAEMMTGIEIKTLSDMRRAAAILQQKGANSVLLKGGHLESDTLIDLLVLKNGTEIVLTSTKIKTRHTHGTGCTLASAIAVGVAQGYAAEKAVRRGSDYLRQALLNAPGYGHGHGPVDHGVTVQEYWKTIK; encoded by the coding sequence ATGCACGGCCGTGTTCTTACGATAGCAGGAAGTGACTCCGGGGGGGGCGCAGGCATACAGGCTGATCTAAAGACGATTACGGCTTTAGGCGGCTTTGGCATGAGTGCGATTACGGCTCTTACCGCACAAAACACGGTTGAGGTTAAAGAGGTTCATACCGTGCCGGTGTCGTTTATTCGGAAACAGATTCAGGCTGTGGTTACGGATCTCGGGGTAGATTGTTTTAAAACAGGTATGTTGGCATCCGCAGAGATTGTTCATGCGGTAGCGGATGAGTTGGATAACTGGAAAGGGATACCACTTGTTTTAGACCCGGTTATGGTGTCGACAAGTGGCTCGTCTCTTTTAGCACCTGATGCCATCAGTGCGGTGATAGAGCGGTTATTGCCACGCAGCACTATTGTAACCCCTAATATTCCTGAAGCAGAAATGATGACAGGGATTGAGATTAAAACTTTGTCGGATATGCGGAGAGCAGCGGCTATCTTACAGCAAAAGGGTGCAAATTCTGTATTGCTGAAAGGGGGGCACCTTGAGAGCGATACATTAATTGATCTTTTGGTTTTAAAAAATGGTACTGAAATAGTTTTAACAAGCACAAAGATAAAAACGCGGCATACACATGGAACAGGGTGCACACTTGCGAGTGCGATTGCTGTTGGGGTAGCGCAAGGATATGCCGCGGAAAAGGCTGTTCGTCGTGGGAGCGATTATTTACGACAAGCATTGTTAAACGCTCCCGGATATGGGCACGGTCATGGACCAGTAGATCATGGGGTGACGGTTCAAGAATATTGGAAGACTATTAAATAA
- a CDS encoding response regulator transcription factor encodes MRILLVDNDLQSSNNLTLMLRTASFMVDHTTSGEEAIDMLRHYDYDVVVLELLLEDIEGYEVIRRARAAKITTPIIILSGLLRPQAKIKAFSLGADDYLTKPYDTGELVARLQAVARRFRGFSEPRLTIGNLELDLNSKNVSINSQPLYLTGKEYAILELLVIRKGSVLTKDAFLNHLYGGIDEPEMKIIDVFICKLRRKLQKAGAQNLITTVWGRGYVLQNELSTTLPHIKKIPNHFPQTPPLQSTTSPALI; translated from the coding sequence ATGCGTATTCTTCTTGTCGATAATGACCTTCAATCTTCCAACAACCTTACTCTCATGTTGCGGACAGCATCTTTCATGGTGGATCATACAACGTCCGGTGAAGAAGCAATCGATATGCTTCGCCACTATGATTATGATGTGGTCGTATTAGAACTATTGCTTGAAGATATCGAAGGGTATGAGGTGATCCGCCGGGCTCGTGCCGCAAAGATTACAACACCTATTATTATTCTATCCGGTCTTTTACGCCCTCAAGCTAAAATCAAAGCTTTTTCACTTGGTGCTGATGATTATTTGACTAAGCCTTACGATACTGGTGAACTTGTTGCTCGCTTACAAGCAGTAGCGCGTCGTTTTCGTGGCTTTTCAGAACCACGCTTAACTATTGGCAATCTAGAACTGGATCTTAACAGTAAAAACGTTTCCATCAATAGCCAGCCCCTTTACCTCACGGGTAAGGAATATGCTATTTTAGAACTTCTTGTAATCCGCAAAGGCTCCGTTCTGACTAAGGATGCATTCCTCAATCATTTATATGGCGGTATCGATGAGCCTGAAATGAAAATTATTGATGTCTTTATTTGCAAATTAAGAAGAAAACTTCAAAAAGCCGGTGCACAGAACTTGATTACTACTGTGTGGGGGCGTGGATATGTTCTACAAAACGAATTAAGTACAACTCTACCTCATATTAAGAAAATCCCTAACCATTTCCCTCAAACACCCCCTCTGCAAAGCACCACTTCACCTGCACTTATTTAA
- the fliI gene encoding flagellar protein export ATPase FliI, protein MKSNHAFGVVHNVRGLCLTIRGLERIISIGDRVTIKSRNNDYIQSEVVSFDNDQATVMVFGSLEGIGPGCEAQITLQASLAPELKVSDAWLGRIVDPLGRPIDGQGALCADEYGQPLKALPPDPALRARLGERIDLGVRALDVFTTCRQGQRLGLFAGSGVGKSTLLSMLARGTECDVAVISLVGERGREVREFIEDSLGEEGLARSVVVVATSDAPPLMRRDAAVSAMTIAEYFRDQGKSVLLLMDSVTRYCMALREIALSSGEPPATRGYPPSVFADLPKLLERAGPGYAHQGMITALFTVLVEGDDHNEPVADAVRGILDGHIVLDRRIAEQGRYPAIDVLRSLSRSVPGCHSVKETYLVKKARSIMAIYDRMADMIRLGAYKDGADLEVDEAIRIMPALKLFLNQMKDERTGINDAFEQLAQILSEEESSVSS, encoded by the coding sequence ATGAAATCTAATCATGCCTTTGGTGTTGTTCATAATGTCCGTGGATTGTGTTTAACGATTCGTGGGCTTGAGAGAATCATCTCTATTGGGGATAGGGTTACAATAAAATCACGTAACAATGATTATATACAATCTGAGGTTGTGTCTTTTGATAATGATCAGGCCACAGTGATGGTCTTTGGTTCTTTGGAGGGAATTGGGCCCGGTTGCGAAGCGCAGATTACATTGCAGGCTAGTTTGGCCCCCGAGTTGAAGGTGAGCGATGCGTGGTTAGGCCGTATTGTAGATCCTTTGGGAAGGCCGATAGACGGACAAGGGGCATTGTGTGCAGACGAATATGGTCAGCCGTTGAAAGCACTTCCTCCAGATCCGGCTTTGCGGGCCCGGTTGGGAGAGCGCATTGATTTAGGGGTAAGGGCGTTGGACGTTTTTACAACATGCCGGCAAGGGCAAAGATTGGGGCTTTTTGCAGGGTCTGGTGTTGGGAAATCTACTTTGCTGTCTATGTTGGCGCGTGGAACAGAATGTGATGTAGCCGTTATTTCACTGGTGGGAGAGCGTGGACGAGAGGTTCGGGAGTTTATAGAAGATAGTTTAGGTGAAGAGGGGCTAGCGCGGAGTGTGGTCGTTGTCGCAACATCTGATGCTCCACCCTTGATGCGACGGGATGCAGCCGTTTCAGCAATGACAATTGCAGAATATTTCCGTGACCAAGGAAAATCAGTTCTTCTGCTGATGGATAGCGTAACGCGTTATTGCATGGCACTTCGTGAGATTGCGCTTTCATCAGGGGAGCCACCAGCAACGCGCGGGTATCCTCCATCTGTTTTTGCTGATCTGCCTAAATTATTGGAGCGTGCTGGCCCGGGATATGCGCATCAAGGGATGATAACGGCGCTATTTACCGTTCTTGTTGAAGGAGACGACCATAATGAACCTGTGGCCGATGCTGTAAGAGGTATTTTAGATGGTCATATTGTTTTGGATCGACGCATTGCAGAGCAGGGACGTTATCCAGCAATTGATGTTTTGCGTTCCTTATCGCGCTCTGTCCCAGGATGTCATTCTGTAAAAGAAACATATTTGGTGAAGAAAGCCCGAAGTATTATGGCTATCTATGACCGTATGGCCGATATGATTCGTTTGGGAGCTTATAAAGATGGTGCAGATCTGGAGGTAGATGAAGCCATTCGTATCATGCCTGCTTTAAAATTATTTCTTAACCAGATGAAAGATGAAAGAACGGGTATCAATGATGCCTTTGAACAGCTGGCTCAGATTTTGAGTGAGGAAGAAAGTAGTGTGTCCTCATGA
- a CDS encoding flagellar FliJ family protein: MRSVDQSGPLESLYKLRSDECDQIEQVFTSYHLKEREAESLWRRSLQIKKEEQEKAENAQRSGDEASIQEFSVWLPYGQKEIEETYKRYQKAKGECEVAHQELIQAQAALQAVEKLREQHKVADVRASLLKEQMILDEIALRHFIRRSYF; encoded by the coding sequence ATGAGGTCGGTGGATCAATCAGGCCCGTTGGAATCTTTATATAAACTTCGTTCTGACGAGTGTGATCAAATAGAACAGGTCTTTACATCTTATCATTTAAAAGAAAGAGAGGCGGAATCTCTTTGGAGAAGGTCTCTTCAAATTAAAAAGGAAGAACAGGAAAAAGCAGAAAATGCGCAGCGTTCAGGAGACGAGGCATCTATACAGGAGTTTAGTGTGTGGTTGCCCTATGGGCAAAAAGAAATCGAAGAAACATATAAGAGGTATCAAAAGGCCAAAGGAGAGTGTGAAGTCGCACATCAAGAGTTAATACAGGCTCAGGCTGCCCTTCAAGCTGTTGAGAAATTAAGAGAGCAGCATAAAGTGGCTGATGTACGTGCGAGTTTGCTAAAAGAGCAAATGATTTTGGATGAAATAGCCTTACGGCATTTTATCAGACGCAGTTACTTTTAA
- a CDS encoding aminopeptidase, producing MRKMNPTHRESNVPVSSHFSHEQLLDRLAEVAVRIGLNVQPGQQLLITAPLDAVPLIRRITEHAYKAGSSLVTTFYADDEATLARYMYASDDAFDIAPTWMADGIARAFREGAARMAITGANPTLLAEQNPERIARANKANSKANRPAMELITQFAVNWNIIACATPAWAMQVFPDLSEKDALAALWNGIFKASRVDQEDPVQAWKEHNARLHARAKYMDETRFDALHFSGPGTDLTVGLADGHAWTGGAEKALNGVVCNPNIPTEEIFTTPHCNRVDGHVSSTKPLFHQGSLIDEISVTFEEGRIVEAHASKGENVLQRILNTDDGARRIGEVALVPHSSPISQSGILYRNTLFDENASSHIALGQAYTSCMHDVDGLSPEQLLKRGANDSLIHIDWMIGSDQIDLDGIKDGNRTPLMRSGEWITK from the coding sequence ATGAGAAAAATGAACCCAACCCATAGAGAGTCAAACGTGCCTGTGTCTTCTCATTTTTCTCATGAACAACTTCTTGATCGCTTAGCTGAAGTTGCTGTTCGTATTGGTTTAAACGTTCAACCAGGGCAACAGCTTCTTATTACCGCTCCCCTTGATGCCGTTCCTTTGATACGCCGCATTACAGAGCATGCCTATAAAGCTGGCTCTTCTTTAGTTACGACTTTTTACGCTGATGATGAAGCTACACTTGCACGTTACATGTACGCTTCTGATGATGCTTTTGATATCGCCCCCACATGGATGGCCGATGGTATTGCTCGTGCGTTCCGTGAAGGAGCCGCGCGTATGGCCATCACTGGTGCCAACCCCACTCTCCTTGCCGAACAAAATCCAGAACGCATTGCACGCGCAAACAAAGCAAACTCAAAAGCTAATCGCCCAGCGATGGAACTCATTACACAATTTGCGGTCAATTGGAACATCATTGCCTGCGCGACACCTGCTTGGGCCATGCAGGTTTTTCCTGACCTTTCCGAAAAAGATGCTCTCGCGGCTCTGTGGAATGGTATCTTTAAAGCCTCTCGCGTAGATCAAGAAGACCCCGTTCAGGCTTGGAAAGAACATAATGCCCGGCTTCATGCACGAGCCAAATACATGGATGAAACGCGCTTCGATGCGCTGCATTTCTCAGGCCCGGGAACAGACCTAACCGTCGGCCTCGCAGATGGCCATGCATGGACTGGTGGAGCTGAGAAAGCACTTAATGGAGTTGTCTGTAACCCTAATATCCCAACAGAAGAAATTTTCACCACACCTCATTGCAATCGTGTGGATGGGCATGTCAGCAGCACCAAGCCTCTTTTTCATCAAGGTTCTTTAATTGATGAAATTTCTGTCACGTTTGAGGAAGGCCGTATTGTCGAAGCGCATGCGAGCAAAGGGGAAAATGTTCTTCAGCGCATATTGAATACAGATGACGGAGCACGCCGAATTGGAGAAGTAGCACTCGTTCCCCACTCTTCTCCTATTTCTCAAAGTGGTATTCTCTACCGCAACACCCTTTTTGATGAGAATGCCTCCAGTCATATTGCTTTAGGGCAGGCTTACACCTCATGTATGCATGATGTAGATGGCCTATCCCCAGAACAACTCTTAAAACGTGGCGCAAATGACTCTCTCATTCACATTGACTGGATGATCGGGTCAGACCAAATCGACCTCGATGGCATTAAAGATGGGAACCGTACTCCTCTCATGCGTTCAGGCGAGTGGATTACAAAATAA